The Methanothermobacter sp. sequence TACTGTCGCTATGCTTGTTGGCGTCATGAAAAGTCTTGCAAGTTCTCCTGTCTCTCTTTCACCGGCGATTGAGCGTCCCATACCGCCCATACATGCGAACATTACTGTCATTGCTAGTATACCCGGGATTAGAAAATCCATATATTTCACATCACCGTATATCTTATCAACTTCAAAATTAATGGTGTTAATGATGCTCTGAAACATGTTAGAACTCTCATTCTGTATCATGGGGCTTGTCTGGCTTTCTATTTGCATTTTCTGGGCTACGATTTCTCCTGAAATTCTTGCAAATAATGTTTGTGTTGCTGGTACAATTGCTTGAGTTGCAAGTTGATCTGATGAATCAACATATAAAACGACTGTTGGAGCTTGTCTACTTTTTAAATCGTCATAATTGGGTGGTAGTATAATGGCGGCTTTAACTGTACCGGATTTCACCATCTCTTTTGCTTGATCCGGGTCTGATGTCACTTCTTTGACATCATATAAGCTCATATTTTTTATAGTTGAGACTGTTTGGTTGGTTACTGGGCCGTGGCTTTGTTCAACTATAACTATTGGGATATTTTCAAGGGATCCTCCCATCCCATAACCAAAGAAAACTATTGCGATTATTGGGAATAGTAGTATGGCTATTAAGCGTGGTTTGTGCCTCCATAATTCCAAGAGGTCTTTTTTGATCATCCACATGATCTTTTTTGTTTCCATTTTATTTCACCTTCTCGGATGTTACTTTTATGAAAACATCCTCTAAACTCGGATCTTTTGTTGAAATGGATTTTATAATCCCATCATTGTCTAGGATGGTTTTTATGACAGTATTAACGCCATTTTCTGACCTTTCATCTATCTTTATCGTTATACGATTGCGATGATGCTTTTTGATTGCTATGACTATTGGTAGTTTCTTTATTTCTTCAATAATTTTATCTGTAAGGTTAATTATGAATACGCTTATTTCTCTACCTTCTCTTTCAACAATTTCGCCCTCTTCACTTTCTTCTTTTATCTTTTTTAATATTTTGGCTACTTTTGATTCTTTTTCTTTGATCACAGCATCTTTGAGTGCTTGTGGAGTGTCAAAGGCTGCTAGTACTCCCTGGTTTATTATGCCTACGTGGTCACAGAGTAGTTCGACTTCGTACATGTCGTGTGAGCAGAGTATTATAGTGTGTCCTTCATTGTTTAATTCACCTATGAGATCCCATAGTACTCTTTTGGTTGTTGGGTCTAGGCCGATGGTTGGCTCGTCCAAGAATAAAATTTCTGGTTGGTGTATTAGGCTGGCTACGAGGGAAACTTTTTGTTGTTGTCCGCCTGATAGGTGTCTTACGAGTTTGTTTTCTGCGTATTTTATGTCGACCATTTCCATGAGTTCGTTGATTCTTTCTTCTTTCAATTCCGGTGGCATACCATAAAAATCAGCGCATAATTCTATGTTTTCTCTTACTGTAAGATCCTTGTACAAGCTTACGAGTTGTGGTACCATTCCTATTTTTTGTCTTACATCGTCTGGTTCTTTTATTATGTCATATCCTGCGACTTTGGCCGTGCCACTTGTGGGTGGTATGAGACATGTGAGCATTTTTATTGTGGTTGTTTTACCGGCTCCGTTAGGGCCTAGGAATCCAAATATTGTCTTGTTTTCTATTTTCATATTTAAGCTATCGACTGCGGTGAAGTCTCCATATTTTTTAGTTAAATTGAATGTTTCTATGGCATATTTCATTTTTTCACTCCTTTTTGCCTTTTTGAAGGTATTTCTTCCCAGAATTCCTCCCAGATCTTCATGATGTGATCTTTCATTATATGTTTGATCTTTTGGACTGTTTTTTCACCTTGAGGTGTTATCTTGTAATATTTAACCCTTTTTCCGCCTTTTGATTCCCATTCTCCTTCTATAAGTCCTCTTTCTTCGAGATCGTGGAGTATTGGATAGATTATACTTGGACCTGGCGGTTTTATCTTGTGTGTCATGCCTTTTATTGAATAAAATTTGTGGAGTTTTTTCATTATTTCGTATCCGTGGATTCTTTCTTTATTTATCATTAGTAGGATCATTGTCTTCCCGAATCCTCGCATGAAACTTTTTATTATGTGATTGTTGTAATCTTTCATAGTAAGCCACCCATTATATAAGTTTTGTGATATATCAAATTTTGATATATATAAATTTTTATCCACCACAAAAGAAAAATAAAAGGAGGGGGTCTAGCATGAAACTTGGCTTTTCTACACTGGCATTATTCATGAAAACAGTTGAGGAAATGCTGGAAATAGCATCAAAAGATGGTTTCCAACTCATCGAAGTACTCTGCGAAGGTCCGTATTGGCCAAGAAGATTACTGGAAGATAGATTATTCATAGAATCTTTAGAATCCTATGATGTTGAATTATTCCTACATGCACCTACAATTGACCTTAACCCTGCCAGCATAAACCAAGGCATCAGAGAGGAAACCAAAAAACAGACAATTGAAACGATAGAATTAGCCTATAATATTGGTGCAACCACCATAACAACACACCCAGGACTCATACATAGAAAAGAAGAGAGAATAAGAAACATGGCACTTGAATTTGCGAAAGAAACACTCAGGGATTGTTCCATTTATGCAGAAGATCTTGGAGTTAAGCTTTCCATCGAAAACATGCCAGGCCGCTATTCCTACCTTTGCAACAATCCCCGTGAACATGAAGAATTCATCAAAGCTTGTGAGTGCTCTGCCACAGTGGACATAGGACATGCCAATACAACCGGTGACCTTGAAAATTTCTTCAAAATTGAAGATATAGCATATTATCATATAAACGATAATAATGGTAAAAAAGATGAACATTTACCAGTTGGTGAAGGCAGCCTTAATTTAAAACTACTCAAACATGTCAAAAAAGGTATAATAGAAGTTAACGATTATAAAAATGTCCTAAAAAGCAAATCAAGGATCAAAAAATTAATAAAAAGATTATAGGACTATGATTCTAAAATTTTATGTCTAAGATCTCCTTTATATTATATATGATGATATCAGCAACTTTTAAAAGCTTATCATGAACCTTATTATCCTGTTGTAAAGTTAGAACACCAATATCTGCCTCTTTAAGTGCTAGGATGTCATTAAGACCATCACCAACCATCATAACCTTGTTATATTCTTTTTTGAGCTTTTTTATGACAAGAGCTTTCCCTTTTGCATCTACTGTAGCAAAAACATTTGAAGTTGGTATATTAATCGTGTTCGCGAGCTTCTCTAAAGCCCCTTTCCTGTCACCAGAGGCAACATAAATATCTATACCCCTCTTTTTAAGCTCTGATACGACATCTAAAACTTCTGGGAATAATTTACCACCAGCTGTTATGGTGAACTCAACTATTCCTTTTTCTATATTGAGTATGAACCCTGAACCACTACATATCTCAATATCATATCCCCTCTCTAAAACAGCCCTTATGGTATCCTGTATATCTTTGACTTTACTATTATCATCCTTTAGTATATTTAAGATTTCATCCTTGGTTATATCAATATTGGAGTAACTTATACCCAAATCTATATTATTTCGTATTATGAAATTATATATGGTCTGGTTCGGCCTAGCGTTAATTATACAAGATGCAGGATCTGTCTGGAGAACTACAAGGGCCCTGTTTTTTTTATACTCGACCAGATCTAGTGAACTGATAAAATCACAGATCTTACCTGTTTTAATTTTTTTGATCGCCCTATACCTTTCAGTAAGAGTTCCTGAATTATCAAATACAATAGCTTTCTTCATCAAAAAAATTATTTCTCGTTTATCAAAAAAATATTATGCTACTAGACTATTAAAAAATGTGAAAATAAAATATGATCCAACTATAATGAGGAAAACGCCACAAGCTAATATTATAAACTTGTAACTACTTTTTAATATTAGTTTACCCCTAGCAGAAAAGAATGAGACAATACCATACCATGCAAAATCTGAAGACCAATGCCCGATGAGAAAAGCTGCCAATCCTGTCAATTTCGCCAATTCCATGCCCTTAAACATCAATGCAGCGCCTACAGTACCCCACCATATAAAAAAGTACGGATTTGAAACACTAGTCATAAAACCTTTAGACACCAAGCCAAAATCCTTAAAATCTCCAGATTCCATTATAGGAGTTGTATCCCGCATCATATTCAAACCCAAGAATATCATAACAGCCCCACCTATCAAACCCACCCAGGCAGATGCCAAAGAAGAAGTTATCAACCAACTCAACCCCCCCAGTATGAGTAGAATAAGCAAAACTTCTCCTATAACATGGCCTAATACTAACAATGGGCCCGCCTTAGATCCTTTTTTAAGTGAATCTGAAATCGTCACTGTTAAAAGAGGACCTGGGGCCATGGCACCTGAAAGTCCGATCATAAAGGAGGTTCCGGCGAAAAGTAGAATCTCTAGCATCTAATCACACTAGGCACACTCATTAAGTATTTTCATGATCTGGGTTAAATGGTAATCTATCCTTTCCATATCCTCCTTTTTAAGCGCCCTTGTCCTGCTGAGAATCTTCATCCTCTCATAAACATGATCCATCCGAATTAAAAGACTACTAATATAAGATTCCATTAAAAACATCCCCTTCAAACATATCATCTCTTATTATATTCTGATATATTATTATCTTTTTCGGCGAACATCTCACCCTATAATGGATAAAAGGAATATTTCCTTTAGGAACTTTCACAACATAAAAAATGGTTCAAAGTTGAATTAAAAAAATAATCCAAATGCTGTTGGGCTCTGTAAAAAATACTGGAATTAAAAGCTAAGTTAAAGTAAAACCCATCAATGCTGGGAATCCACCCTCTAATAACAAATAGTTCATTTCATGAAGTTTATTTTAACTCCTATTTTCTTCTTTAAGGCCCTTTCATATATCAATGCTGCTGTTGCCATATCTTGTACCGATAAGCCCGTTGAATCAAATATGGTTATCTCATCGTCTTTGATCCTCCCTGGAATTTCACCTATTATAAGCTGGCCTAAAGTACCTGCTATATCATCCTTTGATAATAGGCCTTCCTTGAGGGGTACATTTATTTCGCCACTATGAGAAGCTTGTTCCCACGAATCTACGAAAACTCGCCCCCTTATGAGTATCTTAGGATCTAATTCTTGTTTACCGGGGGCGTCGGCCCCGATTGCACATATATGAACACCTGGAGGTGTCCAATCCGATTTTATAATGGGTTTGGTTGAAGGGGTTGCCGTGACTATAATATCCTTGCCTTTAACAGCTTCCTTGGCAGTGCTTGCGGGTATAACATCTATACCATATTTTTTAGATGTTTTCTTTGCGAATTCTTCCCTGGTTGATGGTGTGCGACAGTATACGCTAACCTCCTCAATATCTAA is a genomic window containing:
- the ala gene encoding alanine dehydrogenase, yielding MKKTLLLKKSDIEDLVDMDDVLVVVEEAFKEYALGRVQMPPKSYLFFTEGDLRIMPSYLEGPGVAGVKCVNSHPKNPKKYSLPTVMAIIELVDPEDGFPLTIMDGTWVTDMRTGAAGGISAKYLARPDSKKLGIIGAGRQAYTQLMAIKSVLDIEEVSVYCRTPSTREEFAKKTSKKYGIDVIPASTAKEAVKGKDIIVTATPSTKPIIKSDWTPPGVHICAIGADAPGKQELDPKILIRGRVFVDSWEQASHSGEINVPLKEGLLSKDDIAGTLGQLIIGEIPGRIKDDEITIFDSTGLSVQDMATAALIYERALKKKIGVKINFMK
- a CDS encoding PadR family transcriptional regulator, producing MKDYNNHIIKSFMRGFGKTMILLMINKERIHGYEIMKKLHKFYSIKGMTHKIKPPGPSIIYPILHDLEERGLIEGEWESKGGKRVKYYKITPQGEKTVQKIKHIMKDHIMKIWEEFWEEIPSKRQKGVKK
- a CDS encoding LysE family transporter, which translates into the protein MAPGPLLTVTISDSLKKGSKAGPLLVLGHVIGEVLLILLILGGLSWLITSSLASAWVGLIGGAVMIFLGLNMMRDTTPIMESGDFKDFGLVSKGFMTSVSNPYFFIWWGTVGAALMFKGMELAKLTGLAAFLIGHWSSDFAWYGIVSFFSARGKLILKSSYKFIILACGVFLIIVGSYFIFTFFNSLVA
- a CDS encoding sugar phosphate isomerase/epimerase family protein; its protein translation is MKLGFSTLALFMKTVEEMLEIASKDGFQLIEVLCEGPYWPRRLLEDRLFIESLESYDVELFLHAPTIDLNPASINQGIREETKKQTIETIELAYNIGATTITTHPGLIHRKEERIRNMALEFAKETLRDCSIYAEDLGVKLSIENMPGRYSYLCNNPREHEEFIKACECSATVDIGHANTTGDLENFFKIEDIAYYHINDNNGKKDEHLPVGEGSLNLKLLKHVKKGIIEVNDYKNVLKSKSRIKKLIKRL
- a CDS encoding HAD-IC family P-type ATPase — protein: MKKAIVFDNSGTLTERYRAIKKIKTGKICDFISSLDLVEYKKNRALVVLQTDPASCIINARPNQTIYNFIIRNNIDLGISYSNIDITKDEILNILKDDNSKVKDIQDTIRAVLERGYDIEICSGSGFILNIEKGIVEFTITAGGKLFPEVLDVVSELKKRGIDIYVASGDRKGALEKLANTINIPTSNVFATVDAKGKALVIKKLKKEYNKVMMVGDGLNDILALKEADIGVLTLQQDNKVHDKLLKVADIIIYNIKEILDIKF
- a CDS encoding ATP-binding cassette domain-containing protein, which translates into the protein MKYAIETFNLTKKYGDFTAVDSLNMKIENKTIFGFLGPNGAGKTTTIKMLTCLIPPTSGTAKVAGYDIIKEPDDVRQKIGMVPQLVSLYKDLTVRENIELCADFYGMPPELKEERINELMEMVDIKYAENKLVRHLSGGQQQKVSLVASLIHQPEILFLDEPTIGLDPTTKRVLWDLIGELNNEGHTIILCSHDMYEVELLCDHVGIINQGVLAAFDTPQALKDAVIKEKESKVAKILKKIKEESEEGEIVEREGREISVFIINLTDKIIEEIKKLPIVIAIKKHHRNRITIKIDERSENGVNTVIKTILDNDGIIKSISTKDPSLEDVFIKVTSEKVK
- a CDS encoding ABC transporter permease, which encodes METKKIMWMIKKDLLELWRHKPRLIAILLFPIIAIVFFGYGMGGSLENIPIVIVEQSHGPVTNQTVSTIKNMSLYDVKEVTSDPDQAKEMVKSGTVKAAIILPPNYDDLKSRQAPTVVLYVDSSDQLATQAIVPATQTLFARISGEIVAQKMQIESQTSPMIQNESSNMFQSIINTINFEVDKIYGDVKYMDFLIPGILAMTVMFACMGGMGRSIAGERETGELARLFMTPTSIATVVGGKIISKLITETGRALILLIVAMVLFGVTIKGSMLLTLLLLVLTALCFVGFGIMISARAETQEDYMQMIMPFQMPMMFVSGVFYPIETMPWFFQKLAYVFPLTYANNALRAVILKGAGITEIWSDIIILLTFTLIFFVLGVIRFNRDI